In Caloenas nicobarica isolate bCalNic1 chromosome 5, bCalNic1.hap1, whole genome shotgun sequence, a single genomic region encodes these proteins:
- the CD6 gene encoding T-cell differentiation antigen CD6 — MGGICLLLVALAAVAPGQGAVSRGVTATVTPPIRDVTPRYRVPAAPTELTGPPSAAAGNTSVTPGHGSARLSGGRSRCEGRVELEQGGVWGTVCDDGWDVTDGDVVCRQLRCGWAVRVLAGGAFGRGTGPILRDEVGCEGHEEHLGDCPAALDHDCSHKEDAGVVCSEHQEWRLTGGVDGCAGRVEVFYQGTWSTVCDNAWYAVEADVLCHSLGCGVSLSRPSFAHTLPTRMLYQCGGHQPSLAHCHLIYNKSAPCYQSRAAGAVCNGSQGLQTPTPTAAVTTSNVTLRSAEVSPAAGTLSPQHTLLFVLCLVLAALLLLTVLAFTAALLRVRKRSAHAVSPVGLAVPVLVTHSAQSPDVPSATSNDYREMPPSLPKGPGRSDAAVTARPTAKDSSSDSDYEHYDFSSKPPVALSTFYNSLRRQPGDPLLPSQDGMKPFPAKVLGPPSCGSSSTSSFSSSEPYCNETGAPTHPCPSPPTHGTHRHAAPTSHGCTGTVPPATPSVPAPVLSPLVSPAEPNPTDSSSTSSGEWYENVQGTEPPGDLSPNPALPDGLCPSQGGRSPPVPRGDTHRTSTPPRAAITMTSRALPTEAARDRGTWQGDLTLCGRGRAIPLPMSPLDFLATSSVRGCASSRVSCPAAAVPLAR, encoded by the exons GGGCAGTGAGCCGGGGGGTGACAGCGACAGTGACACCCCCGATCCGTGATGTGACCCCGCGATACCGTGTCCCCGCCG CCCCCACGGAGCTGACAGGACCCCCCAGCGCCGCAGCTGGAAACACCTCGGTGACACCAG gtcACGGCTCGGCGCGTCTGTCCGGCGGCCGCAGCCGGTGCGAGGGCCGCGTGGAGCTGGAGCAGGGGGGCGTCTGGGGGACGGTGTGTGACGACGGGTGGGATGTCACCGACGGGGACGTCGTGTGCCGCCAGCTGCGGTGCGGCTGGGCCGTGCGGGTCCTCGCCGGCGGCGCCTTCGGCCGCGGCACCGGCCCCATCCTCCGCGACGAGGTGGGGTGCGAGGGACACGAGGAGCATCTCGGGGACTGCCCGGCCGCGCTGGACCACGACTGCAGCCACAAGGAAGACGCCGGCGTGGTGTGCTCAG agCACCAGGAATGGCGGCTCACCGGTGGCGTGGACGGCTGCGCTGGGCGCGTCGAGGTGTTTTATCAGGGGACGTGGAGCACGGTGTGTGACAACGCGTGGTACGCGGTGGAAGCCGACGTCCTGTGTcacagcctgggctgcgggGTGTCCCTCTCGCGCCCCTCCTTCGCCCACACGCTGCCCACCAGGATGCTCTACCAGTGCGGGGGCCACCAGCCCTCCCTGGCCCATTGCCACTTGATCTACAATAAATCGGCTCCGTGTTACCAGTCCCGGGCGGCTGGAGCGGTTTGCAACG GCTCCCAGGGCTTGCAGACACCCACCCCGACGGCTGCGGTGACAACGAGCAATGTCACCCTCCGGAGCG CCGAGGTGTCCCCAGCCGCGGGGACACTGTCCCCCCAGCACACGCTGCTCTTTGTGCTGTGCCTGGTGCTGGCAGCGCTGCTCCTGCTCACCGTGCTGGCCTTCACCGCCGCCCTGCTgagggtgaggaagaggagtg cccacGCCGTGTCCCCCGTGGGGCTGGCTGTCCCCGTGCTGGTGACCCACAGCGCACAGAGCCCCGACGTCCCTTCTGCGACCTCCAACGACTACCGGGAGATGCCCCCCAGCCTTCCCAAAGGACCAGGTAGGTCTG ACGCAGCTGTCACAGCCCGTCCCACCGCCAAGGACTCCAGCTCCGACTCTGATTACGAACACTACGATTTCAGCAGCAAACCGCCCGTCGCCCTCTCCACCTTCTACA ACTCGCTGCGCCGGCAGCCTGGGgaccctctgctccccagccaggacGGGATGAAGCCATTCCCTGCCAAAG TGCTGGGCCCCCCATCTTGCGGcagctcctccacctcctccttctcctcctctgagCCCTATTGCAACGAAACTGGGGCCCCCACGCACCCCTGCCCGTCGCCCCCCACCCATGGCACCCACCGGCACGCGGCACCCACCAGCCACGGCTGCACCGGCACAG ttcccccagcaaCCCCCAGCGTGCCCGCCCCAGTGCTGTCcccactggtgtccccagcagagcccaaccccACCGacagctccagcacctcctCGGGGGAGTGGTACGAGAACGTCCAGGGCACGGAGCCCCCCGGGGACCTCTCCCCAAACCCTG CTCTGCCTGATGGACTCTGTCCCTCGCAGGGTGGCcggtcccctcctgtcccccggggggacacacacaggaCATCGACTCCTCCGAGGGCAGCGATTACGATGACATCCAGGGCTCTGCCTACTGAGGCTgccagggacagagggacatggcAGGGGGACCTGACACTGTGTGGCCGAGGACGCGCCATCCCGCTGCCAATGTCACCTCTGGATTTCTTGGCCACCTCCTCCGTGCGGGGAT